A window of Candidatus Omnitrophota bacterium contains these coding sequences:
- the pilO gene encoding type 4a pilus biogenesis protein PilO yields MRRNDVIARLTAARKKLILTCAAALAILLLDANLALKPQISRLSGVNSNLRKLRSDIINARRDITELEKYKAGPAGSPERSEDLLRKVISEEEIPVLIEEVSKMAEGAGVKILQIRSVKNEQNKPAATTLLSKFFDIKIIISARSGFHELGKFINKIELFPVFMAVDGISIVHRGSGYPDHDIDMVLLAYFIGK; encoded by the coding sequence ATGCGAAGAAATGATGTCATCGCGCGATTAACAGCGGCCAGGAAAAAACTCATTTTGACCTGCGCGGCCGCGTTGGCGATACTGCTTTTGGATGCTAATTTGGCGCTTAAGCCTCAAATAAGCCGGCTCTCCGGGGTAAACTCCAATCTCAGGAAATTAAGGTCCGACATAATTAACGCGCGCAGGGATATAACTGAGCTGGAAAAATATAAGGCCGGGCCTGCCGGCTCTCCGGAGAGATCGGAAGACCTGCTGCGGAAGGTTATCAGCGAGGAGGAGATACCGGTATTAATAGAGGAGGTTTCAAAGATGGCGGAGGGTGCCGGCGTCAAGATACTGCAGATAAGGTCGGTTAAAAATGAACAGAATAAGCCCGCAGCCACTACGCTGCTTTCCAAATTCTTCGACATAAAGATCATTATTTCGGCGAGATCGGGGTTCCATGAGCTGGGTAAATTTATAAACAAGATCGAACTGTTCCCTGTTTTTATGGCGGTGGACGGTATTTCCATAGTCCATAGAGGAAGCGGTTACCCGGATCACGATATAGATATGGTATTGCTGGCGTATTTTATAGGAAAATAA
- a CDS encoding PilN domain-containing protein — protein MIKIDLLPEESERAKKGFGLPDNLIVTVCYAAIAAAVSLNFILWAALIFKNVQYRQYWAAFSDLKPQMEKADILRTDIRDAEANRNTIRQLTASRLIWARKLSKVSEYLPRGMWLTNLVFNDGKLNLIGNVISEKGQDAGLIRAFLNQLAGDRYFSEGLSALELDSITKKEIKGFEASEFVISGEADAKK, from the coding sequence ATGATCAAGATCGACCTGCTGCCTGAGGAATCGGAGAGGGCGAAGAAGGGCTTTGGTCTGCCCGATAATCTTATTGTGACAGTATGCTACGCGGCCATTGCCGCGGCGGTGTCTTTGAATTTTATATTATGGGCGGCGCTTATTTTTAAGAATGTCCAATACAGGCAATACTGGGCGGCCTTTAGCGATTTGAAGCCGCAGATGGAAAAGGCGGATATATTAAGGACCGATATAAGGGACGCGGAAGCGAACAGAAATACGATAAGGCAGCTTACGGCAAGCAGATTGATCTGGGCAAGGAAGCTGAGTAAAGTAAGCGAGTACCTGCCCCGCGGAATGTGGCTGACTAATCTTGTATTCAACGACGGCAAATTAAACCTGATCGGAAATGTGATCTCTGAAAAAGGTCAGGATGCCGGCCTCATAAGGGCATTCCTCAACCAGCTTGCCGGCGACCGCTATTTTTCCGAGGGGCTATCCGCGCTGGAGCTGGATTCCATTACTAAAAAAGAAATAAAGGGTTTTGAGGCGTCGGAATTCGTTATCTCGGGAGAAGCGGATGCGAAGAAATGA
- the pilM gene encoding type IV pilus assembly protein PilM: MRNYFFKRLFAKQDASYALDIGTGNIKFLSLEKREGAAALRRCVVVPCVDIPGALSDMVRKNDIAGIAVNISFSGSAVISRYVIMPGMSPSELKSALNFEAEKHIPFSISECIIDAAILKNDLPEKKMLVLLAAVKKAFLTEKIKVIRGSGLEINSVGIDSIALINAFTERFIKFQKDYKCRVCALLNIGASVSSLNILEGSVPVFNREISWGGNVLTEKIGSSLGIDLQSSEELKADPAEKMSSVKAACEPAINNLANEIRASFDYFESHSAAGVEKVFLSGGGSEFTGLDVSLGQAAGIEFARWDPLINMELDPALDLNAINKHKHKLAVAVGLAIG; this comes from the coding sequence ATGAGGAATTATTTCTTTAAACGCCTTTTCGCGAAACAGGACGCCTCTTACGCCCTTGATATCGGCACAGGCAATATAAAATTCCTGTCGTTGGAGAAAAGAGAGGGCGCGGCAGCGTTAAGGCGCTGCGTTGTCGTCCCCTGCGTGGATATCCCCGGCGCCTTATCGGATATGGTCAGGAAAAACGATATCGCGGGGATCGCCGTGAATATATCTTTTTCAGGCAGCGCCGTTATCAGCCGTTATGTCATTATGCCCGGCATGAGCCCTTCTGAACTCAAGAGCGCCTTAAACTTTGAGGCGGAAAAACATATCCCGTTTTCCATATCTGAATGTATAATAGACGCGGCGATACTTAAGAACGATCTGCCGGAGAAAAAGATGCTGGTTTTGCTTGCCGCCGTAAAAAAGGCCTTCCTGACGGAGAAGATCAAGGTGATCCGCGGCAGCGGGTTGGAGATAAATTCAGTCGGCATAGATTCCATCGCGCTTATCAACGCGTTTACGGAACGGTTTATTAAATTTCAAAAGGACTATAAATGCAGGGTATGCGCCCTGCTCAATATCGGGGCCTCTGTTTCCAGCTTGAATATCCTTGAAGGCAGCGTGCCGGTTTTTAACAGGGAGATCTCCTGGGGCGGCAATGTGCTTACGGAGAAGATAGGCTCTTCCTTAGGGATCGATCTTCAGAGTTCGGAAGAATTAAAGGCCGATCCCGCGGAAAAAATGTCATCAGTAAAGGCCGCGTGCGAACCGGCAATAAACAACCTGGCTAATGAGATAAGGGCTTCTTTTGATTATTTTGAAAGCCATAGCGCCGCGGGCGTAGAGAAGGTTTTTCTCAGCGGCGGAGGGAGCGAATTTACAGGCCTTGATGTATCGCTGGGGCAGGCGGCAGGTATTGAATTCGCGCGTTGGGATCCGTTGATCAACATGGAACTCGATCCCGCGCTTGATTTAAACGCGATCAATAAGCATAAACATAAATTGGCGGTTGCCGTGGGGTTGGCCATAGGATGA
- a CDS encoding type II secretion system protein, protein MKMRKGFTLVEIMIVVAIIALLAAIAIPNLLRARVTANEAAAQATLRTLSTACETYAVSNNGNYPDNIAADLVGVTPSYMGKDYTTGGPYQGYTYACGTLAATGYSCTATPGTCGTTGTKTYTITTGGVLTEAACAAG, encoded by the coding sequence ATGAAAATGAGAAAAGGTTTTACATTGGTGGAGATCATGATTGTAGTGGCCATTATCGCGCTTCTGGCGGCCATAGCCATACCCAACCTGTTGAGGGCGAGGGTTACTGCCAACGAGGCTGCGGCCCAGGCAACATTGCGGACGCTTTCTACTGCCTGCGAGACATACGCGGTATCTAATAACGGAAATTATCCCGATAACATAGCCGCTGATCTGGTAGGCGTAACCCCCAGTTATATGGGTAAGGATTATACGACCGGCGGGCCTTATCAGGGGTATACCTATGCCTGCGGCACTTTGGCTGCTACGGGTTATTCCTGCACTGCCACGCCTGGAACTTGCGGTACTACCGGAACAAAGACCTATACGATCACCACAGGCGGCGTGTTGACGGAAGCCGCTTGCGCAGCCGGTTAA
- a CDS encoding SDR family oxidoreductase: MVRRKTALITGGAGFIGSHLCDFLLNKGFRVICLDNLITGSPDNISHLKNNASFRFVRHDVAKYINIKGKIDYILHFASPASPIDYLKFPIQTLKVGSLGTHNALGLAKEKRATFMLASTSEIYGDPQVHPQREGYWGHVNPIGVRGCYDEAKRFAEAITMAYNRVHKIDTRIVRIFNTYGPRMRENDGRAIPNFLSQAFSGKPITVYGNGRQTRSFCYISDLINGIYKLLLSGLNCPVNLGNPAEYTIYDLAKCIVKITGSSSKIIFKKLPEDDPRQRRPDISLAKKKLGWKPGIGLREGLKKTLEKY, encoded by the coding sequence ATGGTTCGAAGAAAAACAGCATTGATAACCGGAGGCGCCGGTTTCATCGGTTCGCATCTGTGCGATTTCTTGCTTAATAAGGGTTTTCGCGTGATCTGCCTTGATAATCTCATTACGGGCAGCCCCGACAACATAAGTCATCTCAAGAATAACGCTTCATTCAGATTTGTCAGGCATGATGTCGCTAAATATATAAATATAAAGGGCAAGATTGATTATATACTGCACTTTGCTTCTCCCGCCAGCCCCATAGATTATCTGAAGTTTCCCATTCAAACATTAAAAGTCGGTTCTTTGGGAACGCATAACGCTTTAGGCCTGGCGAAGGAGAAAAGAGCAACATTTATGCTGGCGTCCACCAGTGAGATATATGGCGACCCGCAGGTCCATCCGCAAAGAGAGGGATACTGGGGCCATGTGAATCCTATAGGCGTTCGCGGCTGTTACGATGAAGCAAAGCGTTTCGCGGAGGCGATCACAATGGCCTATAACCGGGTTCACAAGATAGATACAAGGATAGTCAGGATATTCAATACTTACGGCCCCAGAATGAGAGAGAACGACGGCAGGGCCATTCCTAATTTTCTTTCTCAGGCATTTTCCGGCAAGCCGATCACTGTTTATGGGAACGGCCGCCAGACGCGGTCTTTCTGTTATATAAGCGACCTCATAAACGGGATTTACAAGTTGCTGCTTTCAGGTTTAAACTGCCCTGTAAACCTTGGGAACCCGGCCGAATATACAATATATGACCTCGCGAAATGTATAGTAAAGATCACCGGCAGCAGCAGCAAGATCATATTTAAGAAGCTGCCTGAGGATGACCCCAGGCAGCGCCGTCCGGATATATCGCTGGCTAAAAAGAAATTAGGATGGAAACCCGGAATAGGATTGCGCGAGGGTTTAAAAAAGACACTTGAAAAATATTAA
- a CDS encoding SDR family oxidoreductase, translating to MERYLITGGAGFIGSHITERLIREGNYVRVLDNFSSGSRGNLSHLKGANLEIIEGDIRDRDTCRKAVQSTDYILHQAALRSVPRSFEQPHEYDKVNIGGTLNMLEAAVENNAKSFVFASSSSVYGDTDAFPEKEDAPPSPISPYALSKLAGEYYCRIFTRFYGLKAFILRYFNVFGPRQSLDDDYAVVVPKFITSVMEGRMPPVYGDGKQSRDFTFVDNVVEANILAARSKNGAGNVYNVAAGRDHTVLELLESICRIMGKRADPDFKPPRKGDVRRTLADVSRIEKELGYKTKTDFKNGLKKTIEWFEEKQH from the coding sequence ATGGAAAGATATCTTATAACCGGCGGAGCCGGTTTTATCGGCTCACATATAACCGAAAGGTTGATCAGGGAAGGTAATTACGTCAGGGTGCTGGATAATTTCTCTTCCGGCAGCAGAGGTAACCTGTCTCATCTGAAAGGCGCCAACCTTGAGATAATAGAAGGCGATATCCGCGACAGGGATACTTGCCGTAAGGCGGTTCAGTCCACGGATTACATATTGCATCAGGCGGCGCTAAGGAGCGTGCCCAGGTCATTTGAACAGCCGCATGAATATGATAAAGTTAATATAGGCGGCACGCTGAACATGCTTGAAGCGGCCGTAGAGAATAACGCGAAGAGTTTCGTATTTGCCTCTTCCAGTTCTGTTTACGGAGATACGGATGCCTTTCCCGAGAAAGAAGACGCGCCGCCTTCGCCTATCTCGCCTTACGCGTTGAGCAAGCTCGCCGGAGAATATTACTGCAGGATATTTACGAGGTTTTACGGGCTGAAGGCCTTTATCCTGCGGTACTTTAACGTGTTCGGGCCCAGGCAGTCACTGGATGACGATTATGCCGTTGTTGTGCCCAAATTCATAACATCCGTCATGGAAGGAAGGATGCCCCCGGTTTACGGAGATGGTAAACAGTCGAGGGACTTTACTTTCGTGGATAACGTTGTGGAGGCCAATATCCTGGCGGCGCGTTCAAAAAACGGCGCCGGCAATGTCTATAATGTGGCGGCAGGCCGGGACCATACGGTATTGGAGCTTTTAGAGTCAATATGCCGGATAATGGGAAAAAGGGCCGATCCTGATTTCAAGCCCCCGCGCAAGGGAGATGTGCGCAGGACGCTGGCGGATGTCTCGCGGATCGAGAAAGAGCTGGGATATAAGACGAAAACCGATTTTAAAAACGGATTAAAGAAGACGATAGAATGGTTCGAAGAAAAACAGCATTGA
- a CDS encoding glycosyltransferase family 2 protein: MKLSVVIPAHNEQGCIRQAIEDVASELSRAGIDYEIVCVNDNSTDGTRDIIEGLAGVNPRIKPVNRQQPSGFGRALREGLSHTTGDAVAVVMGDQSDDPKDIVRCFRKLEEGYDCVFGSRFVKGSVVKDYPLLKLMINRLANTFVQALFLLKENDITNAFKLYRADVVNAIQPLQAQHFNITVEMPLKAIVRGFSFAQIPINWYGRKSGLSKLSIRALSRKYLFTVLYVWLEKLLIQDELHRGRALKR; encoded by the coding sequence GTGAAGCTGTCCGTGGTAATACCGGCGCATAATGAGCAAGGGTGTATCAGGCAGGCCATAGAGGATGTCGCGTCTGAATTGAGCCGCGCGGGCATAGATTACGAGATCGTTTGCGTTAACGATAACAGTACCGACGGCACGCGTGATATCATAGAGGGGCTGGCCGGAGTTAATCCGCGTATAAAACCCGTCAATCGTCAACAGCCATCCGGTTTCGGCAGGGCGCTCAGGGAAGGGTTGTCGCATACAACCGGCGATGCTGTCGCGGTAGTTATGGGGGACCAGTCGGATGACCCGAAAGATATTGTGCGCTGTTTCCGAAAACTGGAAGAAGGTTATGACTGCGTATTCGGTTCCAGGTTCGTGAAAGGCAGCGTTGTGAAGGATTACCCGCTGCTGAAACTTATGATCAATCGCCTGGCAAATACTTTTGTGCAGGCATTATTTTTATTGAAGGAAAATGATATTACGAACGCCTTTAAGCTCTATAGGGCCGATGTGGTAAACGCGATACAGCCGCTTCAGGCGCAGCATTTTAACATAACGGTAGAGATGCCGTTAAAGGCGATAGTAAGGGGTTTTTCCTTCGCGCAGATACCGATCAACTGGTACGGCAGGAAAAGCGGCTTGTCAAAACTGAGCATCAGGGCGTTAAGCAGGAAATATCTTTTTACGGTGCTGTATGTCTGGCTGGAAAAACTTCTTATCCAGGATGAACTGCATCGGGGGCGGGCCTTAAAGAGGTAG